From the Alkalibacter rhizosphaerae genome, one window contains:
- a CDS encoding DUF2177 family protein has protein sequence MQIVKIYLVSVVVFFAIDLVWLGVIAKNLYQKYLGYLMRNPVNWAAAIIFYLIFVAGMVFFVIHPALEKGSFSYAILVGALFGFITYATYDLTNLATVRDWPLFITVVDLIWGTTLGALTSGIAFFVVHTFLSQ, from the coding sequence ATGCAAATCGTCAAGATCTATCTGGTTTCTGTTGTGGTCTTTTTTGCCATTGACCTGGTGTGGCTGGGCGTGATCGCAAAAAACTTGTATCAGAAATACCTGGGTTATTTGATGCGGAATCCGGTAAATTGGGCCGCAGCCATTATTTTTTATTTGATTTTCGTGGCAGGAATGGTTTTTTTCGTGATACATCCTGCACTGGAAAAGGGGAGCTTCTCCTACGCCATCCTGGTGGGGGCCCTGTTTGGCTTCATTACCTATGCAACCTATGATTTGACCAATCTCGCCACGGTAAGGGATTGGCCCTTGTTTATTACCGTCGTAGACCTGATTTGGGGAACGACTCTCGGAGCACTTACTTCCGGCATTGCATTTTTTGTGGTCCATACATTTCTAAGCCAGTAG
- a CDS encoding saccharopine dehydrogenase family protein, whose product MGKALIIGAGGVSNVVVHKCCQNPDVFEEICLASRTKAKCDAIVASLPETKTKVTTAQVDADNTQEVVDLIRSFQPDIVINVALPYQDLTIMDACLETGVDYLDTANYEPPDVPKFEYKWQWAYREKFKKAGITALLGSGFDPGVTGVFSAYAQKHYFDEIHTIDILDANAGDHGYSFATNFNPEINIREITANGRYFKDGHWVETEPLEIKKVYDFPQIGEKDIYLLYHEELESLSQNIKGIKQIRFWMTFSQKYLTHLNVLQNVGMTSIEPIEFEGKQIAPIHFLKAVLPDPASLGPRTKGKTNIGCIFQGRKDGKPQTYYVYNICDHEEAYREVGSQAISYTTGVPAMIGAMLMLQGTWKKPGVYNVEEFDPDPFMDALNKHGLPWHESFEPTLLD is encoded by the coding sequence ATGGGAAAAGCACTGATCATCGGAGCAGGCGGCGTGTCTAACGTTGTAGTACACAAATGCTGCCAAAATCCCGATGTATTCGAAGAAATTTGTTTGGCCAGCCGAACCAAGGCAAAATGCGATGCCATTGTGGCCAGCCTGCCGGAAACCAAAACAAAAGTAACCACCGCCCAGGTGGATGCAGACAATACACAGGAAGTGGTGGACCTGATCCGATCCTTCCAGCCGGACATCGTCATCAACGTGGCCCTTCCCTATCAAGACCTGACCATTATGGACGCCTGTCTTGAAACAGGAGTGGACTATCTGGATACAGCCAACTATGAGCCTCCGGATGTTCCCAAGTTTGAATACAAATGGCAATGGGCTTATCGGGAAAAATTCAAAAAAGCCGGCATCACCGCCTTGCTGGGAAGCGGATTCGATCCGGGAGTAACTGGTGTTTTCAGCGCCTATGCCCAAAAACACTATTTTGACGAGATCCACACCATCGATATCCTCGACGCCAATGCCGGAGACCACGGGTATTCTTTTGCCACCAATTTCAACCCGGAGATCAACATACGGGAGATCACCGCCAACGGTCGTTATTTCAAAGACGGCCATTGGGTGGAAACAGAACCTCTGGAGATCAAGAAAGTCTACGACTTTCCCCAGATCGGTGAAAAGGACATTTATCTTCTCTATCACGAAGAGTTGGAATCCTTGTCCCAAAACATCAAAGGGATCAAACAGATCCGTTTTTGGATGACTTTCTCCCAAAAGTACCTGACACACTTGAACGTACTGCAAAATGTGGGAATGACCTCCATCGAACCCATCGAGTTTGAAGGAAAACAGATCGCACCCATCCACTTTTTAAAAGCCGTTCTCCCCGATCCAGCTTCTCTAGGACCTCGGACCAAGGGAAAAACCAACATCGGCTGTATCTTCCAGGGAAGGAAGGACGGGAAACCCCAAACCTATTACGTCTACAATATTTGTGATCACGAAGAAGCATACAGGGAAGTTGGCTCCCAGGCCATTTCCTATACCACCGGCGTTCCCGCAATGATCGGAGCCATGCTCATGCTCCAGGGGACCTGGAAAAAGCCCGGCGTGTACAACGTGGAAGAATTCGATCCGGATCCGTTCATGGATGCTCTCAATAAACACGGTTTGCCCTGGCACGAATCTTTCGAACCCACCTTGCTGGATTAG
- a CDS encoding citrate/2-methylcitrate synthase → MLKELTQMAEKSSYIDPALYTKYEVKRGLRDITGKGVLTGLTEIGEVHSYIICDNEMVPEPGRLFYRGIDVADLTEGFMKENRPGYEETVYLLLFGSLPTRARLEEFNELLADYRTLPRSFVRDMILKAPSKDVMNMLARSVLALYSYDDNADDLSIENVVRQSLGLIAQFPMLAVYSYQAINHYHGNQSLIIHSPKREYSTAENILHLLRPDSSFTPLEAQLLDLALVLHAEHGGGNNSSFTTHVVSSTGTDTYSAIAAALSALKGPRHGGANIKVVQMFDDIKNNVSDWQDEGQLRTYLRRLLNKEGFDRTGLIYGMGHAVYSISDPRAEILKAHCKSLASDKGLDDEFDLHQRIERLAQEVIQEERKIYKGVSANVDFYSGFVYRMLNLPPELLTPIFAISRISGWSAHRIEELVNKGKIIRPAYKSISKRCDYIALDERNNE, encoded by the coding sequence ATGTTAAAGGAATTGACCCAAATGGCGGAAAAGAGCAGCTACATCGATCCTGCACTATACACCAAATATGAAGTAAAAAGAGGTCTTCGAGATATAACCGGCAAGGGAGTTTTGACAGGACTGACGGAGATCGGAGAAGTCCACTCCTATATTATTTGCGACAATGAAATGGTCCCCGAGCCGGGACGATTGTTTTACCGGGGCATCGATGTCGCCGACCTGACCGAAGGATTCATGAAAGAAAATCGACCGGGCTATGAAGAAACGGTTTATCTTTTACTGTTCGGAAGCTTGCCGACAAGAGCGCGTCTGGAAGAATTCAACGAATTGCTGGCAGATTACCGGACCCTGCCAAGGAGTTTTGTTCGGGACATGATCCTGAAGGCTCCCAGCAAGGACGTCATGAACATGCTGGCGCGAAGCGTGTTGGCCCTTTACAGTTATGATGACAACGCCGATGATTTGAGCATTGAAAATGTGGTTCGGCAAAGTCTTGGACTCATTGCCCAATTTCCCATGCTAGCCGTTTACAGTTACCAGGCCATCAATCATTATCACGGCAACCAAAGTTTGATCATCCACAGTCCCAAACGGGAATATTCCACAGCGGAAAACATTCTTCACCTGTTGCGACCGGACAGTTCCTTTACTCCCCTGGAAGCGCAATTGTTGGATCTTGCTTTGGTCCTTCATGCAGAGCATGGCGGAGGAAACAATTCTTCCTTCACCACCCATGTGGTCAGTTCCACCGGAACGGATACTTATTCGGCCATCGCCGCAGCATTAAGTGCCTTGAAAGGTCCCAGACATGGAGGCGCCAACATCAAGGTGGTCCAAATGTTCGATGACATCAAAAACAACGTCAGCGACTGGCAGGATGAAGGTCAATTGAGGACTTATCTCCGACGTTTGCTGAACAAGGAAGGCTTCGACCGGACCGGGCTCATATACGGCATGGGACATGCCGTATACTCCATATCAGATCCCAGGGCGGAGATTTTGAAAGCTCATTGCAAAAGTCTTGCCAGCGACAAGGGGCTTGACGATGAATTCGATCTGCACCAACGAATCGAGCGTTTGGCCCAGGAAGTGATCCAGGAGGAACGAAAAATCTACAAGGGAGTCAGCGCCAACGTCGACTTTTACTCCGGTTTTGTGTATCGAATGCTCAACCTGCCACCAGAATTGCTGACACCCATCTTTGCCATATCCAGGATCTCAGGATGGAGCGCCCATCGAATCGAAGAATTGGTGAACAAGGGCAAGATCATACGCCCCGCATACAAAAGCATCTCCAAGCGATGCGACTACATCGCTTTGGACGAACGAAATAATGAATAG
- a CDS encoding MFS transporter: MNLLQTTIRKQQSDISFFDKIGYGSGNFSTGVIQQVVGTYLVFYCTVILGIPGGFIGTAMSLSIVWDAVTDPFMGYISDSTRSKRFGRRHQYLLIGGMGMAVANLFLWNLDPDMSTGMKFGMILLLILSIKTFSTIYVTPYSALGAELSKDYHERTEIQSVKTVFFLLGLAFVSVFGMYVFFQPTSLFPSGQLNPQSYRLMGIFSSLVVVGFSLFTVLTTKKYIPVLKEHMLSEKKGFQPRQMLEEFRRIFINREFRAVSLSYMFNNIASALLANMGLHVFTFTFFFSSQQIAIIVGVQFAVSILAQPLWYKISLHLDKKPSMKIGILISLVSCVMFSVMVLFRQQVQGIVWYFIPFAALAGFGTSGLFTLPQSMMADVVDKDELQSGERAEGSYYGFLTMFYKLSQSITLLLIGWFLDFVKFDASNAMQGNTTAISMGLFIGIGSIVGFMASYVAISMYGLNKDRIERIQTDIELQAEEE, from the coding sequence GTGAATCTTTTGCAAACGACAATAAGAAAACAACAAAGCGACATATCTTTTTTTGATAAAATCGGTTACGGTTCCGGAAATTTCAGCACAGGCGTCATACAGCAGGTGGTGGGCACTTATTTGGTATTCTATTGCACGGTCATTCTGGGTATTCCGGGCGGGTTTATCGGTACGGCCATGAGCCTGAGTATCGTCTGGGATGCAGTGACAGATCCGTTCATGGGTTATATTTCGGATTCGACCCGATCCAAAAGGTTTGGGCGACGTCACCAGTACCTGCTCATAGGCGGCATGGGCATGGCCGTGGCAAATCTGTTTCTATGGAATCTGGACCCGGATATGTCTACCGGCATGAAATTCGGGATGATTTTGCTGCTGATCTTGTCCATCAAGACATTCAGCACCATCTATGTCACCCCATATTCTGCATTGGGAGCAGAATTGTCAAAAGACTATCATGAGAGAACGGAGATCCAAAGTGTAAAAACCGTTTTTTTCCTGTTGGGGCTGGCTTTTGTCTCCGTATTTGGCATGTATGTATTTTTTCAGCCAACGTCATTGTTTCCGTCTGGTCAGCTCAATCCCCAGTCTTACCGGCTCATGGGCATTTTCTCCAGCCTGGTGGTGGTGGGATTCAGCCTGTTTACCGTGTTGACGACCAAGAAGTACATTCCAGTACTGAAGGAACATATGCTGTCCGAGAAAAAGGGATTCCAACCCAGACAGATGCTGGAGGAATTTCGCCGTATATTTATAAACAGGGAATTTCGCGCCGTTTCTTTATCCTACATGTTCAATAATATTGCCTCTGCGTTATTGGCAAACATGGGCCTCCATGTGTTTACCTTCACCTTCTTTTTTAGCAGCCAGCAGATCGCCATCATCGTTGGCGTTCAATTTGCCGTATCCATCCTGGCACAGCCCCTGTGGTATAAAATCAGTTTGCATTTGGACAAGAAACCATCCATGAAAATCGGGATCTTGATCTCTTTGGTTAGCTGCGTTATGTTTTCGGTCATGGTATTGTTCCGCCAGCAAGTCCAGGGGATCGTCTGGTATTTCATTCCCTTTGCAGCATTGGCGGGCTTTGGTACATCCGGATTGTTTACCCTGCCCCAGTCCATGATGGCGGATGTGGTGGACAAGGACGAGCTCCAAAGCGGAGAACGGGCGGAAGGCAGCTACTACGGCTTTCTCACCATGTTTTATAAATTGTCCCAATCCATTACCCTTCTACTGATCGGCTGGTTTTTGGATTTTGTGAAGTTTGATGCTTCCAATGCCATGCAGGGAAATACTACGGCCATATCCATGGGACTTTTTATCGGGATCGGCTCCATCGTTGGTTTTATGGCTTCCTATGTTGCCATCTCCATGTATGGGTTGAACAAGGATCGGATCGAACGGATCCAAACAGATATCGAGCTGCAGGCGGAAGAGGAGTAG
- a CDS encoding DUF1295 domain-containing protein: MNIYLESALVVWIYFTIVFFIAQWKKNNSIVDITWGLGFVVLANYLLFRTATFDLRSIVATVLVTAWGLRLFLYIGIRNWGKPEDFRYVAMREKWGTDHYYLKAYANVFLAQAGFLYIVSFPVILVQARDPGGFGWIGLIGLAIWLVGFFFEAVGDYQLRQFLKKPENKGKLMRYGLWKYTRHPNYFGEATMWWGIFLVTLGDLFGLLGIIGPATISYLLMFVSGVPLLEKKYMKREDFREYAKVTNKFFPWFPKKEEDRS; this comes from the coding sequence ATGAATATTTATTTGGAAAGTGCATTGGTGGTCTGGATCTACTTTACCATCGTATTTTTTATCGCACAATGGAAGAAAAACAACTCTATTGTGGACATTACCTGGGGACTGGGTTTCGTGGTCCTGGCAAATTATCTGTTGTTCAGGACCGCAACTTTCGACCTTCGTTCCATTGTGGCAACGGTCCTGGTCACCGCTTGGGGGCTGCGTTTGTTTCTTTATATCGGGATCCGAAATTGGGGCAAACCGGAAGATTTCCGCTATGTGGCCATGCGGGAAAAATGGGGGACCGACCACTACTATTTAAAGGCCTATGCCAACGTGTTCCTGGCCCAGGCAGGTTTTCTTTATATCGTCAGCTTTCCGGTGATCCTCGTCCAAGCCCGGGATCCTGGAGGTTTCGGTTGGATTGGCCTCATTGGACTGGCCATATGGTTGGTTGGATTTTTCTTCGAAGCGGTGGGTGACTACCAGCTTCGACAGTTTCTCAAGAAACCGGAGAACAAGGGTAAGCTCATGCGGTATGGCCTATGGAAATACACCCGCCATCCGAATTATTTTGGAGAAGCCACCATGTGGTGGGGGATCTTTCTCGTCACGCTGGGTGATTTGTTTGGCCTCCTAGGGATCATCGGACCTGCAACCATTTCATATTTGCTGATGTTTGTGTCGGGCGTACCCTTGCTGGAGAAAAAGTACATGAAAAGGGAAGATTTCCGGGAATATGCCAAAGTTACCAATAAGTTTTTTCCATGGTTTCCAAAAAAAGAAGAGGATCGATCCTAA
- a CDS encoding 3-deoxy-7-phosphoheptulonate synthase: MNMKLLQRLPSKEEIRELLPVSAKAQQARNQKIMEIKNIFEGKDPRFLLIIGPCSADQEDSVIEYISRLANIQDAVKDQLLLVPRIYTNKPRTTGGGYKGMLHQPDPNKAPDMSEGIKAMRKLHIRSLESFHMPAADEMLYPDNYSYLDDILGYIAIGARSVENQQHRLTSSGVDIPVGMKNPTGGDLSIMLNAINAAQQGHRFIYRGYDVESTGNPFTHAILRGAVDLYGKNIPNYHYEDLKFFCELYENTAFANKAIIVDTNHANSMKRYQEQPRIAKEILWSRRYDPTIKNMVKGLMIESYLEEGCQPVTDTVYGKSITDPCLGWSDTEKLIYDIADNV, encoded by the coding sequence ATGAACATGAAACTGTTGCAGCGGCTTCCCTCCAAAGAGGAGATCCGCGAACTCTTGCCAGTCTCTGCTAAGGCACAACAAGCCCGAAATCAAAAGATCATGGAGATCAAAAACATTTTCGAAGGCAAAGATCCTCGGTTCCTGCTGATCATCGGACCCTGTTCTGCCGATCAGGAGGACTCCGTCATTGAATACATTTCCAGATTGGCCAACATACAAGATGCCGTGAAAGATCAGCTTTTGCTGGTGCCCAGGATCTACACCAACAAGCCCAGAACGACAGGGGGTGGGTACAAAGGCATGTTGCACCAGCCGGATCCAAACAAGGCACCTGATATGTCCGAAGGTATCAAAGCCATGCGCAAGCTTCATATTCGCTCTCTAGAGTCTTTTCACATGCCCGCTGCGGATGAGATGCTTTATCCGGACAACTACTCTTATTTGGACGATATACTGGGCTACATCGCCATTGGTGCCCGCTCTGTAGAAAACCAGCAGCACCGATTGACTTCCAGCGGAGTGGATATTCCGGTTGGCATGAAAAACCCCACAGGGGGGGATCTCTCCATCATGCTCAATGCCATCAATGCCGCCCAACAAGGTCATCGCTTCATTTATCGAGGGTACGATGTGGAATCCACCGGTAATCCCTTCACCCACGCCATATTGCGGGGAGCGGTGGATCTATATGGGAAAAACATCCCCAACTACCACTACGAAGATCTTAAATTCTTTTGTGAATTGTACGAAAATACTGCCTTTGCCAACAAGGCAATCATCGTCGACACCAACCATGCCAATTCCATGAAGCGATACCAGGAACAACCCCGGATCGCAAAGGAGATCCTGTGGAGCCGCAGATACGATCCCACCATTAAAAATATGGTGAAAGGCCTGATGATCGAAAGCTATCTGGAAGAAGGATGCCAACCGGTGACCGATACGGTATACGGAAAATCGATCACGGATCCCTGCCTTGGCTGGAGCGATACGGAAAAGCTGATCTACGATATCGCAGAC
- a CDS encoding DAK2 domain-containing protein produces the protein MKFTQLTGENIYYSFVSGANQVIAQKKVLNDINVFPVPDGDTGNNLASTMETIIEEAKVDANAYRTFQSIADAALTGARGNSGIIFAQYINGISDSLADEDVISIRSFAESVKNAVPHAYSAISNPVEGTMITVIKDWAEAVHSKWEQAGDFYELLSHSLETAMESLRQTTEKLKVLKDASVVDSGAKGFVHFVEGFAQFLKTGEMEKLKRQDEIIDFGEHPEHVHDHFDQRYCTEGLIAKDGLDLDRLKEDLAGIGDSLIVAGNSRKARIHVHTNHPDEVFMKLRSHGRILQQKVDDMKSQYDAIYNRKYPIALVTDSIADLPKEWMDHYQIHMIPLNLMMDDTAYLDKVTITSESFYKLMDEVETYPTSAQPNAKVVEGILSSIMSHYDSIIVVTVAKALSGTYQTIANAAEKLRQQGKKITVVDSKQNSGAQGLLVMKAAEWIHEGKTHEEVVSLLEEKIPKTKILVSVNTLKYMVRSGRVNKVTGVLGKLMNLKPVISLDENGMGTILDKAFSIKGNTAKIKNRIKAMEEEYGNLRYAIVHAGSEKRAQEYHEIFKGILGKEPEYIMSISPIVAMSAGIGCAAVAVMSDEKGKTA, from the coding sequence ATGAAATTTACCCAATTGACAGGAGAAAACATCTACTATTCTTTCGTTTCCGGAGCCAATCAGGTCATTGCCCAAAAGAAAGTGCTCAACGACATCAATGTATTTCCCGTACCCGATGGAGATACGGGGAACAACCTGGCCAGCACCATGGAGACCATCATCGAAGAGGCAAAAGTGGATGCCAATGCCTATCGAACATTTCAGTCCATTGCCGATGCGGCATTAACGGGAGCCAGAGGCAATTCGGGTATCATATTTGCACAATACATCAACGGGATCTCGGACAGTTTGGCAGATGAAGACGTCATTTCCATTCGCTCTTTTGCCGAATCCGTTAAAAATGCGGTGCCTCATGCATACAGCGCCATATCCAACCCTGTGGAAGGAACCATGATCACCGTCATCAAGGACTGGGCGGAAGCTGTCCACAGCAAGTGGGAACAAGCCGGTGACTTTTATGAATTGTTGTCCCATTCCCTGGAGACCGCCATGGAATCCTTGCGCCAGACCACGGAAAAGTTGAAGGTGCTGAAAGACGCTTCTGTTGTAGATTCCGGGGCCAAAGGATTCGTTCATTTTGTGGAAGGATTTGCACAATTCTTAAAAACCGGGGAAATGGAAAAACTGAAGCGCCAAGACGAGATCATCGATTTCGGCGAGCATCCGGAACACGTCCACGATCACTTTGACCAGCGATATTGTACGGAAGGTCTGATCGCAAAAGATGGTCTGGATCTGGACCGGTTGAAAGAGGATCTTGCAGGCATCGGAGATTCTCTGATCGTAGCCGGGAACAGCAGAAAGGCTCGCATACATGTCCACACCAACCATCCGGATGAGGTTTTCATGAAATTGCGAAGTCACGGCCGGATCCTCCAACAAAAGGTGGACGACATGAAGAGCCAATACGATGCGATCTACAATCGAAAATACCCCATCGCCCTGGTCACCGATTCCATTGCGGATCTGCCCAAAGAGTGGATGGATCATTACCAGATCCACATGATCCCCCTGAATTTGATGATGGACGATACGGCCTATTTGGACAAGGTGACCATCACCAGTGAAAGTTTTTATAAATTGATGGATGAAGTGGAGACGTATCCTACCTCTGCCCAGCCCAACGCCAAGGTAGTGGAAGGGATCCTCTCCAGCATCATGTCCCATTATGATTCCATCATCGTAGTGACCGTGGCCAAGGCACTGAGCGGTACCTATCAAACCATTGCAAACGCGGCTGAGAAACTAAGACAGCAAGGCAAGAAGATCACTGTTGTGGATTCCAAACAAAATTCCGGCGCACAGGGATTATTGGTCATGAAGGCAGCGGAATGGATCCATGAGGGAAAAACCCATGAAGAAGTGGTGTCTTTGCTGGAAGAAAAAATACCAAAGACAAAGATCCTGGTCAGCGTCAATACCTTGAAGTACATGGTTCGATCCGGCAGGGTCAACAAGGTGACTGGAGTTCTTGGTAAATTGATGAATTTGAAACCGGTCATCTCTCTGGATGAAAACGGAATGGGCACCATTTTGGACAAAGCTTTCAGCATCAAGGGGAACACGGCCAAAATCAAGAATCGGATCAAAGCCATGGAAGAGGAATATGGGAATTTGCGGTATGCCATCGTGCATGCCGGATCTGAAAAAAGGGCACAGGAATATCACGAGATTTTTAAAGGTATCCTGGGCAAGGAACCGGAATACATCATGAGCATCTCTCCCATCGTTGCCATGAGTGCCGGGATTGGTTGTGCTGCAGTGGCTGTCATGTCGGATGAGAAGGGGAAAACCGCATGA
- the nspC gene encoding carboxynorspermidine decarboxylase: MTIDFQKVPTPCYVVDEELIKRNLEILRSVQDRTGCSILLALKGFSMHALFPLIGEYLKGITSSSLFEARLGFEKMGKEVHAYAPAFVEEDFDELLGYVDHLVFNSFAQWTKYKEKVNSLTDKKVECGIRVNPQYSEIATPIYNPCYINSRLGVTLENFREDLLDGLDGLHFHTLCEQNSDTLERTIQVVDEKFGPYLKNMKWLNFGGGHHITRDDYDVEALVRSIEFMRDKYDLQIYLEPGEAIALNTGYLVGSVLDIVENGMEIAIMDTSAACHMPDVLEMPYRPNIIGSGQPGEYAYTYRLGGNTCLAGDIIGDYSFKEPLKPGDKLVFCDMAHYTMVKNNMFNGVNLPSIALHSKERGLEILRTFGFEDYAGRLS, from the coding sequence ATGACTATCGACTTTCAAAAAGTACCTACTCCCTGCTATGTGGTGGATGAAGAGCTCATCAAACGAAATTTGGAGATCTTAAGGTCGGTCCAGGACCGGACCGGCTGCAGCATTTTGTTGGCCTTGAAAGGCTTTTCCATGCATGCCTTGTTTCCCTTGATCGGCGAATATCTAAAAGGCATCACCTCCAGTTCCCTTTTCGAAGCCAGGCTTGGTTTTGAAAAAATGGGAAAAGAAGTCCACGCCTATGCACCGGCATTTGTGGAAGAAGACTTTGACGAACTGCTGGGATATGTGGACCACCTGGTTTTCAATTCCTTTGCCCAATGGACCAAATACAAGGAAAAAGTGAATTCCCTGACGGACAAGAAAGTGGAATGTGGCATTCGCGTCAATCCCCAATATTCGGAAATCGCCACACCCATCTACAATCCCTGCTACATCAATTCCAGACTGGGCGTCACCCTGGAAAACTTTCGGGAAGACCTGCTGGACGGATTGGACGGACTGCATTTTCATACTTTGTGCGAACAAAATTCCGACACTTTGGAGAGGACCATTCAAGTTGTGGACGAAAAATTCGGTCCTTATCTGAAAAACATGAAATGGCTCAACTTCGGGGGCGGACACCACATCACCCGGGATGATTACGACGTGGAAGCCTTGGTGCGCTCCATCGAGTTCATGCGGGACAAGTACGACCTGCAGATCTACCTGGAACCGGGAGAGGCCATTGCCCTGAACACCGGTTATCTGGTTGGATCCGTTTTGGACATTGTGGAAAACGGCATGGAGATCGCCATCATGGACACCAGTGCCGCCTGCCACATGCCCGACGTGCTGGAAATGCCCTATCGACCCAACATCATCGGCAGCGGACAGCCGGGAGAATATGCCTACACCTACCGCCTTGGCGGCAACACCTGCCTGGCCGGCGACATCATCGGGGACTATTCTTTCAAGGAACCGCTGAAGCCTGGGGACAAGTTGGTTTTTTGCGACATGGCCCACTACACCATGGTAAAAAACAACATGTTCAACGGCGTCAACCTTCCTTCCATTGCCCTTCACAGCAAAGAGCGGGGACTGGAGATCCTGAGGACTTTCGGGTTTGAAGATTACGCCGGCAGATTATCTTAA
- the trmB gene encoding tRNA (guanosine(46)-N7)-methyltransferase TrmB, whose amino-acid sequence MRLRKKPWAEPEMRQDPKVLFEPVEKRGHWQAEFGNDRPIHLELGCGKGQFIIEMAKQYPDINFIALDYQHEVLVYLLRDANEAGLKNIRILPSMADLLLEYFDANEIEKIYIQFCNPWPKVRHQKRRLTHPRFLKIYDGFLQEGGSIHFKTDHADLFDDSLDYFDQSGFDALKISRDLHHDDLPPMPKTEYETKFTAMGMPIHFGLFQKQRIDP is encoded by the coding sequence ATGCGCTTACGAAAAAAACCATGGGCGGAACCGGAAATGCGCCAGGATCCAAAAGTCCTCTTTGAACCGGTGGAAAAAAGGGGACACTGGCAAGCAGAATTTGGCAACGACCGTCCCATCCATCTGGAACTGGGCTGCGGCAAGGGACAATTCATTATCGAAATGGCCAAACAATATCCGGACATCAACTTCATCGCATTGGATTATCAACATGAAGTTCTGGTGTATTTATTGCGGGACGCCAATGAGGCCGGACTGAAAAACATCCGCATCCTTCCTTCCATGGCAGACTTGCTTCTAGAATACTTTGATGCCAATGAGATCGAAAAAATATACATCCAGTTTTGCAACCCCTGGCCAAAAGTCCGACACCAAAAGAGACGGCTGACCCATCCACGCTTCCTTAAGATCTACGACGGGTTTTTACAAGAGGGAGGGTCGATCCACTTCAAAACGGACCATGCCGACTTGTTTGACGACAGTCTGGATTATTTCGACCAAAGTGGTTTTGATGCTTTAAAGATCAGTCGAGACCTCCATCATGATGACCTACCCCCTATGCCAAAGACCGAATACGAAACCAAGTTCACGGCCATGGGCATGCCCATCCACTTCGGCCTGTTTCAAAAACAAAGGATCGATCCTTAG